Proteins encoded together in one Hymenobacter monticola window:
- a CDS encoding RNA polymerase sigma factor, with translation MPTPTVTEVELIAACVRGEHRAQRQLYDRLAGLMLTVCRRYLKRREDAEEAMILGFAKMFRALPNYRFEGSFEGWVRRIMVNEALMQLRQREMMTVSFEDFAQPENLATTAATADTQLQVEDLMHLLATLPAGYRTVFNLYALEGYGHQEIAELLGISEGTSKSQLSKARAMLQRRVSFAAVTTE, from the coding sequence TTGCCCACCCCTACCGTGACCGAAGTCGAACTCATTGCCGCTTGCGTGCGCGGCGAGCACCGGGCCCAGCGCCAGCTCTACGACCGACTGGCCGGGCTCATGCTCACCGTTTGCCGCCGCTACCTCAAGCGCCGCGAAGACGCCGAGGAAGCCATGATTTTAGGTTTTGCCAAGATGTTCCGGGCCCTGCCCAACTACCGCTTCGAAGGCAGCTTTGAGGGCTGGGTGCGGCGCATCATGGTGAACGAGGCGCTGATGCAGCTGCGCCAGCGCGAAATGATGACGGTGTCGTTCGAAGATTTTGCCCAACCCGAAAACCTGGCCACTACCGCCGCCACCGCCGACACCCAACTGCAGGTCGAAGACCTGATGCACCTGCTGGCCACGCTGCCGGCGGGCTACCGCACGGTGTTCAACCTCTACGCCCTGGAAGGCTACGGCCACCAGGAAATTGCCGAGCTGCTGGGCATCAGCGAAGGCACCAGCAAGTCGCAGCTCAGCAAGGCCCGCGCCATGCTGCAGCGCCGCGTCAGCTTCGCCGCCGTGACCACCGAATGA
- a CDS encoding CoA-binding protein has protein sequence MKKTLVLGASDNPARYSFRAAHMLKKHGHEVVPVGIRKGEVAGMPIHTDRPQETDIDTVTLYVGPQNQPGWYDYILDLKPKRILFNPGTENPELERLAQQRGIRTEEACTLVLLSIGQY, from the coding sequence ATGAAAAAGACCCTCGTCCTCGGCGCTTCCGATAACCCCGCCCGCTACTCTTTCCGGGCAGCGCACATGCTCAAAAAACACGGCCATGAAGTGGTGCCCGTTGGCATCCGCAAGGGTGAAGTAGCAGGTATGCCCATTCACACCGACCGGCCGCAGGAAACCGATATCGATACGGTGACACTTTATGTGGGGCCGCAAAACCAGCCTGGCTGGTACGACTATATTCTCGACCTCAAGCCCAAGCGCATCCTGTTCAACCCCGGCACTGAAAACCCGGAGCTGGAACGCCTGGCCCAGCAGCGCGGCATCCGAACCGAAGAGGCCTGTACGCTGGTGCTGCTGTCCATTGGGCAGTATTAA
- a CDS encoding TOBE domain-containing protein — protein sequence MLHQGRIVQQGAPAQIYRQPIDEYTAALFGDYSLVRGAARRRLLPRQPAAGALLVRPEEFRLSTTKPGLQGTVSSVRYFGNHDEVEVALPNNGVRVRQPIGQWVVGQTVFVSLVPNGGWLLQA from the coding sequence GTGCTGCACCAGGGCCGCATTGTGCAGCAAGGCGCGCCCGCGCAGATTTACCGGCAGCCCATCGATGAATACACCGCGGCTTTGTTTGGCGACTACTCCCTGGTGCGCGGGGCGGCCCGCCGCCGGCTGTTGCCTCGCCAGCCCGCTGCCGGAGCCCTGCTCGTGCGGCCCGAGGAATTTCGCCTTTCAACCACCAAACCGGGCCTGCAAGGAACCGTCAGCTCGGTTCGCTACTTTGGCAATCACGACGAAGTAGAAGTGGCTTTGCCCAATAATGGGGTGCGCGTGCGTCAACCCATCGGCCAGTGGGTGGTGGGCCAAACCGTTTTTGTGTCGCTGGTGCCGAACGGCGGCTGGCTGTTGCAGGCTTGA
- a CDS encoding MFS transporter encodes MTAPAAPTSRLRSIVSGSIGNLVEWYDWYAYSGFALYFAPIFFPSGDDTAKLLNTAAIFAVGFLMRPLGAWLLGAYADRHGRRAALLLSVRLMASGSLLIAVAPGYATIGVAAPALLLLARLVQGLSVGGEYGTSATYLSEMAGARHRGFWSSFQYLTLMGGQLLALVVLLALQQLLTPAQLGEWGWRIPFVIGALAAMGALFLRTHMGETAAFAQQRHAQGEAAAASSRPSQLKTLLQYPKAVLTVVGLTLGGTLAFYTFTTYAQKFLVNTSGFSKETATVISFGVMTVALFFQPLLGAISDKIGRRPVLLMFGIGATLGTVPVLRALAQTHDAWLAAGLLVAALFVVSGYTSINAVVKAELFPTEIRALGVGLPFALTVAIFGGTAEYVALFAKEQQVEEWFYWYVTACALISLLVYWRMSETKAEKGHLNDN; translated from the coding sequence ATGACTGCTCCCGCTGCTCCCACTTCTCGCCTTCGCTCCATCGTGAGCGGCTCCATTGGCAACCTGGTTGAATGGTACGACTGGTACGCTTATTCGGGGTTTGCCCTTTATTTCGCACCCATTTTTTTCCCCAGCGGCGATGACACCGCCAAGCTCCTCAACACCGCGGCCATCTTCGCCGTTGGTTTTTTGATGCGTCCGCTGGGGGCCTGGCTGCTGGGGGCCTACGCCGACCGCCACGGCCGCCGCGCCGCGTTGCTGCTGTCGGTACGCCTGATGGCCAGCGGCTCGCTGCTCATTGCCGTGGCGCCGGGCTACGCCACCATTGGGGTGGCGGCGCCGGCGCTGCTGCTACTGGCTCGCCTAGTGCAGGGCCTCAGCGTGGGCGGCGAATACGGCACTTCTGCCACCTACTTGAGTGAAATGGCCGGCGCGAGGCACCGCGGCTTCTGGTCCAGCTTTCAATACCTGACCCTAATGGGCGGGCAGCTGCTGGCCTTGGTTGTCCTGCTCGCGCTGCAGCAACTGCTGACGCCCGCACAGCTGGGCGAGTGGGGCTGGCGCATTCCCTTTGTGATTGGCGCTTTGGCGGCCATGGGCGCACTGTTTCTGCGCACCCACATGGGCGAAACGGCCGCCTTCGCGCAGCAAAGACATGCGCAAGGTGAAGCCGCCGCAGCAAGCAGCAGGCCGAGTCAACTAAAGACCTTGTTGCAATACCCGAAAGCCGTGCTAACCGTGGTCGGGCTGACGCTGGGCGGTACGCTGGCTTTCTATACGTTCACCACCTACGCCCAGAAATTCCTGGTCAATACCTCCGGGTTCAGCAAGGAAACTGCAACGGTTATATCCTTTGGGGTGATGACGGTGGCGCTGTTCTTCCAACCCCTGCTGGGCGCTATCTCCGATAAAATTGGCCGGCGGCCGGTGTTGCTCATGTTCGGTATTGGGGCCACCCTGGGCACGGTGCCGGTGCTGCGCGCGCTGGCCCAGACGCACGACGCCTGGCTGGCCGCTGGCTTGCTGGTGGCCGCGTTGTTTGTGGTGAGCGGCTACACATCCATCAACGCGGTAGTGAAGGCCGAGCTTTTCCCCACCGAAATCCGGGCGCTGGGCGTGGGCCTGCCGTTTGCCCTCACGGTGGCCATATTCGGGGGCACCGCCGAGTACGTGGCCTTGTTCGCCAAAGAGCAGCAGGTAGAGGAATGGTTTTACTGGTACGTCACAGCTTGCGCCCTCATTTCTTTGCTGGTGTACTGGCGCATGAGCGAAACCAAGGCCGAAAAAGGGCACTTGAACGACAATTAG
- a CDS encoding chloride channel protein, with the protein MAPRFDFARLLPTHVRRLDTTAGLLYLLRWLLICALLGALAGTASAGFLVALDWVTRWREAHPWALALLPGAGLLIGLAYHYVGGRAVRGNNLILDEIHQPRQLIPLRLLPLVLGGTLATHLFGGSAGREGTAVQMAGALADQLTRWLGLCPRDRRLLLIAGMSAGFASVFGTPLAGAVFGLEVFLLGSIRYDALVPSFLAAVLADAVTRAWGVGHTSYPALPTLPLSALSLGGALLVGVLCGLTARGFAGLTHGLTRLFRRIAYAPLRPVVGGALLVPLLWALGPNRFDGLGISVIVEAFQHPLPPTDWALKLALTALTLGCGFKGGEVTPLFFMGAALGSALTVVLPLPVALLAALGFVGLFAGAANTPLACTLMGLELFGSHAGIYLGISCVVAYLFSGHRGIYSSQVIGQAKHLREGRQQGKPLGEL; encoded by the coding sequence ATGGCCCCTCGCTTCGATTTTGCCCGCCTCCTGCCCACCCATGTTCGCCGTTTAGACACAACGGCCGGCCTCCTGTATTTGCTGCGCTGGCTGCTTATTTGTGCGCTGTTGGGGGCGCTGGCGGGCACGGCCTCGGCTGGTTTTCTGGTGGCACTGGATTGGGTGACGCGCTGGCGCGAAGCCCACCCGTGGGCGCTGGCGCTGCTGCCGGGCGCGGGCTTGCTCATCGGCCTGGCCTACCATTATGTTGGCGGGCGCGCGGTGCGGGGCAATAATCTGATTCTCGACGAAATCCATCAGCCCCGCCAGCTCATCCCCTTGCGGCTGCTGCCGCTGGTGCTGGGCGGCACCTTGGCCACGCACTTGTTCGGGGGCTCGGCGGGCCGCGAGGGCACGGCCGTGCAGATGGCCGGGGCGCTGGCCGACCAATTGACGCGCTGGCTGGGTTTGTGCCCGCGCGACCGGCGCCTGCTGCTCATCGCGGGCATGAGCGCAGGATTTGCGTCGGTGTTTGGTACGCCGCTGGCGGGCGCGGTTTTCGGGTTGGAAGTCTTCCTGTTAGGCTCCATTCGCTACGATGCCCTGGTGCCCAGCTTCCTGGCCGCCGTGCTGGCCGATGCCGTGACACGGGCCTGGGGTGTGGGCCACACTTCCTACCCAGCGCTGCCGACGCTGCCGCTCTCGGCCCTTTCGCTGGGAGGCGCGCTACTGGTGGGCGTGCTCTGCGGGCTGACAGCGCGCGGTTTCGCGGGGCTCACGCATGGGCTCACGCGCTTGTTCAGGCGCATTGCTTATGCCCCGCTCCGGCCGGTGGTGGGCGGGGCGCTACTGGTGCCGTTGCTGTGGGCGCTGGGCCCCAACCGTTTCGATGGCCTCGGCATTTCGGTCATCGTTGAGGCTTTCCAACACCCGCTGCCGCCCACCGACTGGGCCCTGAAACTGGCCCTGACGGCCCTCACCCTGGGCTGCGGCTTCAAGGGCGGCGAGGTGACGCCGCTGTTTTTTATGGGGGCGGCGCTGGGGAGTGCCCTGACCGTGGTGCTGCCGCTGCCGGTGGCTTTGCTGGCGGCGCTCGGCTTTGTGGGCTTGTTTGCCGGCGCGGCCAACACGCCGCTGGCCTGCACGCTGATGGGATTGGAATTATTCGGTAGCCATGCGGGCATTTACCTGGGCATCAGCTGCGTGGTGGCTTACTTGTTTTCCGGACACCGAGGCATTTACAGCTCGCAGGTAATTGGACAGGCCAAGCACTTGCGCGAAGGCCGCCAGCAGGGCAAGCCGCTGGGCGAGCTTTGA
- a CDS encoding heavy metal translocating P-type ATPase yields the protein MSPSPANTTLEIEGMSCAACAKAVEKSLARTPGVQNAVVNYATEKATVQYLPEVATPAALKAAVENAGYGVVERAPAADAAARQAETDQEKAAAYAHLKRRFWVAAGLAALIMPLSMLMLWPAALRHLNMQWLNLALLLLTLPVLLYSGAGFYRSAWKNLRHRTANMDTLIALGTGAAFLCSIAATLVPGFFTERGLIPEVYYDTTATIIALILLGKVLELRAKTQTSAAMRALLGLQARTARLVRPSGQEIDVPIEQVQLGDIVLVRPGEKVATDGVITEGQSALDEAMLTGESLPVTKKTGDAVFGATLNKTGSFRFRVTKIGADTLLAQIVKLVEDAQGSRAPIQRLADKVSAVFVPTVVAIALLTFAAWFALAPAEHRLPLALVNFVAVLIIACPCALGLATPTAIMVGTGKGAEHGVLIRNAEALEKAYQVNTVLLDKTGTITQGEPAVTDFWAAPGQSVPTLLSQVAAVERRSEHPLAAAVVRYAEAQQATPLAATDFQALEGRGAAASVAGVPVRIGNARVLAEAGISLSPEVSRQAEALLKQAKTVLYVAVAGQAVAVIGVADTVRASSAAAIRQLQELGLEVMMITGDNPATAAQVAAKVGIKRYVAEVLPADKAAQVKALQAEGRVVAMVGDGINDAPALAQADIGLAMGAGTDVALEAAGITLMRSDLQSVVTAIELSRQTIRVIRQNLFFAFIYNTLGIPIAAGVLYPVFGLLLSPMLAAGAMALSSVSVLTNSLRLRRFRPQ from the coding sequence ATGTCACCCTCCCCCGCCAATACCACCCTCGAAATTGAAGGCATGAGCTGCGCCGCGTGTGCGAAGGCTGTGGAGAAGTCGTTGGCGCGCACGCCCGGCGTGCAAAACGCCGTAGTGAACTACGCCACCGAAAAAGCGACCGTGCAGTATCTGCCGGAGGTAGCCACCCCAGCCGCCTTGAAAGCCGCCGTCGAAAACGCGGGCTATGGGGTGGTAGAGCGTGCCCCCGCTGCCGACGCGGCCGCGCGCCAGGCCGAAACCGACCAGGAAAAAGCGGCGGCTTACGCCCACCTGAAGCGGCGCTTTTGGGTGGCGGCCGGGCTCGCAGCCCTCATCATGCCGCTGAGCATGCTCATGCTGTGGCCCGCTGCCCTGCGCCATTTGAACATGCAGTGGCTCAACTTGGCCCTGCTCCTGCTCACGCTGCCGGTGCTGCTCTACAGCGGCGCAGGATTTTATCGCTCCGCCTGGAAAAACCTGCGCCACCGCACCGCCAACATGGACACGCTAATTGCCCTCGGCACCGGCGCGGCCTTCCTATGTAGTATAGCCGCCACGCTGGTGCCTGGGTTTTTCACTGAGCGCGGGCTCATACCCGAAGTTTATTACGACACCACCGCCACAATCATTGCCCTGATTTTGCTGGGCAAGGTGCTGGAGCTGCGCGCCAAAACCCAGACATCGGCCGCCATGCGGGCCCTGCTGGGCCTGCAAGCCCGCACGGCCCGCCTCGTGCGCCCCAGCGGCCAGGAAATAGACGTGCCCATTGAGCAGGTGCAGTTGGGCGACATCGTATTGGTGCGGCCGGGCGAGAAAGTCGCCACCGACGGCGTCATCACCGAAGGTCAGTCGGCCCTCGACGAAGCCATGCTCACCGGCGAAAGCCTGCCCGTCACCAAAAAAACCGGCGATGCCGTGTTTGGCGCCACGCTCAACAAAACGGGTTCGTTCCGTTTCCGGGTAACTAAAATCGGGGCCGACACCTTGCTGGCGCAAATTGTGAAGCTGGTGGAAGACGCCCAGGGCAGCCGCGCGCCCATTCAGCGGCTGGCCGACAAAGTGAGCGCCGTGTTTGTGCCCACGGTGGTGGCCATTGCCCTGCTCACTTTTGCGGCGTGGTTTGCCCTGGCCCCGGCCGAACACCGGCTGCCGCTGGCGCTGGTCAATTTTGTAGCCGTGCTCATCATTGCCTGCCCCTGCGCGCTGGGGCTGGCCACGCCCACGGCCATTATGGTGGGCACGGGCAAAGGGGCCGAGCACGGCGTGCTCATCCGCAACGCCGAGGCGCTGGAAAAAGCGTACCAGGTTAACACCGTGCTGCTCGACAAAACGGGCACCATCACCCAAGGCGAGCCCGCCGTGACCGATTTCTGGGCAGCGCCGGGCCAGTCGGTGCCGACCTTGCTATCCCAGGTGGCAGCCGTCGAGCGCCGGTCGGAGCACCCGCTGGCGGCGGCCGTGGTGCGCTACGCCGAGGCACAGCAAGCCACGCCGCTGGCGGCCACCGATTTCCAGGCCCTCGAAGGCCGGGGCGCGGCAGCCTCCGTGGCCGGGGTACCCGTGCGCATCGGCAATGCCCGGGTGCTGGCGGAAGCCGGCATCAGCCTTTCGCCAGAAGTCAGCCGGCAGGCCGAAGCCTTGTTGAAACAAGCCAAAACGGTGCTTTACGTAGCCGTAGCCGGCCAGGCCGTGGCCGTCATCGGCGTGGCCGACACCGTACGGGCCAGTTCGGCCGCGGCCATCCGTCAGCTCCAGGAGCTGGGCCTGGAAGTAATGATGATAACCGGCGACAACCCTGCCACCGCCGCCCAGGTAGCGGCCAAAGTAGGCATCAAGCGCTACGTGGCCGAAGTGCTGCCAGCCGATAAAGCCGCCCAGGTGAAGGCCCTGCAAGCCGAGGGCCGTGTGGTGGCCATGGTGGGCGACGGCATCAACGATGCGCCCGCGCTGGCCCAGGCCGACATCGGCCTGGCCATGGGCGCCGGCACCGACGTGGCCCTCGAAGCCGCCGGCATCACCCTCATGCGCTCCGATTTGCAAAGCGTGGTTACGGCCATCGAGCTGTCGCGCCAAACCATCCGCGTTATCCGCCAGAACCTATTTTTTGCCTTTATATATAATACGCTGGGCATTCCCATCGCGGCCGGGGTGCTTTACCCAGTGTTTGGCCTGCTGCTTTCGCCCATGTTGGCGGCCGGCGCCATGGCCCTGAGCTCGGTATCGGTGCTCACCAATTCGCTACGCTTGCGCCGCTTCCGTCCCCAGTAA
- a CDS encoding NAD(P)/FAD-dependent oxidoreductase encodes MNKEDLEIFLAPEVAFDEFERYEAILRQAGIPPGKADYVHIQRRSIDARGRQPLIRLRASIYTKGTPKELLGPWFVYPNVNNQKRPVLIIGAGPAGLFAALRCIELGLKPIVLERGFDVRARRRDLAAINKEQTVNPDSNYCFGEGGAGTYSDGKLYTRATKRGDVGRVLRRLVQHGATPDILVDAHPHIGTNKLPAVVQALREAIIEAGGEVRFDTRVTDLIIEQNRLRGVVTAAGETVEADATILATGHSARDIYELLDRRGVLIEAKPFAMGVRVEHPQALIDQAQYRRTERGLLPAASYSLVHQTEVQGRQRGVFSFCMCPGGFIVPAATAPGEVVVNGMSPSRRDSRFANSGIVAAVELEDLDVRQHGALAGLRFQQALEQRACLAAGGTQQAPAQLLGDFLKNKVSSQLLETSYQPGLVSVRMDEVLGPVLAERLRQGFRDFGRKIPGYATNAAQIVGVESRTSAPVRIPRDRETLQHPVVAGLFPCGEGAGYAGGIVSAAMDGERCAEAVLAVLS; translated from the coding sequence ATGAATAAAGAAGATTTAGAGATTTTCCTGGCCCCTGAAGTAGCATTCGATGAGTTCGAGCGTTACGAGGCAATTTTGCGACAAGCCGGCATACCCCCGGGAAAAGCTGATTATGTGCACATACAGCGCCGCTCCATAGATGCCCGCGGCCGTCAACCACTGATTCGCTTACGCGCTAGCATTTACACAAAAGGCACACCAAAAGAATTGCTTGGCCCGTGGTTTGTTTATCCAAATGTTAACAACCAAAAGCGCCCAGTTTTGATAATAGGTGCTGGACCTGCGGGGCTTTTTGCCGCGCTTCGTTGCATCGAGCTTGGTTTGAAACCCATCGTGCTGGAACGGGGCTTTGACGTGCGCGCCCGTCGCCGTGACTTGGCCGCTATTAACAAAGAGCAAACCGTTAACCCTGATTCAAACTATTGCTTCGGGGAAGGCGGCGCGGGCACATATTCCGACGGCAAGCTTTACACCCGCGCCACCAAGCGCGGCGACGTGGGGCGCGTGCTGCGGCGGCTGGTGCAGCACGGCGCCACCCCCGACATCCTGGTGGACGCCCACCCCCACATCGGTACCAACAAGCTGCCGGCGGTGGTGCAGGCCCTGCGCGAAGCCATCATCGAGGCCGGCGGCGAGGTACGGTTCGACACGCGCGTGACGGATTTGATAATTGAACAGAACCGGCTGCGCGGCGTGGTCACGGCGGCGGGCGAAACCGTGGAGGCCGACGCCACCATTCTGGCCACCGGCCATTCGGCCCGGGATATTTACGAGCTGCTCGACCGCCGGGGCGTGCTCATAGAGGCCAAGCCGTTTGCGATGGGTGTGCGGGTGGAGCACCCGCAGGCGTTGATTGACCAGGCCCAGTACCGCCGCACGGAGCGCGGCTTGCTGCCCGCGGCCTCGTATTCGCTGGTGCACCAAACCGAAGTGCAGGGCCGGCAGCGGGGCGTGTTTTCGTTTTGCATGTGCCCGGGCGGATTCATTGTGCCGGCGGCCACGGCACCCGGTGAGGTGGTGGTGAACGGCATGAGCCCGAGCCGGCGCGACTCGCGCTTTGCCAACTCCGGCATTGTGGCCGCCGTGGAGCTGGAAGACCTGGACGTGCGCCAGCACGGGGCGCTGGCCGGCCTGCGCTTCCAGCAGGCGCTGGAGCAGCGGGCTTGCCTGGCGGCCGGAGGCACCCAACAGGCCCCCGCCCAATTGCTCGGCGACTTTTTAAAAAACAAAGTTTCCAGCCAATTGCTGGAAACTTCCTACCAGCCCGGCCTGGTGTCGGTGCGCATGGACGAGGTGCTGGGCCCGGTGCTCGCCGAACGGCTGCGCCAGGGCTTCCGCGATTTTGGCCGAAAAATTCCGGGTTATGCCACCAACGCGGCCCAGATTGTGGGCGTCGAAAGCCGCACGTCTGCGCCGGTGCGCATCCCGCGCGACAGGGAAACCCTGCAGCATCCGGTAGTGGCAGGGCTGTTTCCGTGCGGCGAGGGCGCGGGCTACGCCGGCGGCATCGTGTCGGCGGCCATGGACGGCGAGCGGTGCGCCGAAGCGGTTTTGGCCGTTTTGTCGTAG
- a CDS encoding PorT family protein, which produces MQRAFLPSFLLLTALTAGLNEARATRLALPASVQDTIVMRLPNRATLTLTVRDAAQLRQLKNYHLDSLTTRLATYITQAEAAAKAGTTNQVTMRFYPDKDQPGQNLPEEIRITAHKPGTDGTKGPTKTQVFLNKKFGIKTDSDINGVNSISIDTNGSAKATAKGDSAKRANRKDRHTVDLHLELGYNTFVNSSTNSVSSGPPSLRYWSLFGGSGMTGIGLDYVQPLAYSKRAKLALTFGPEFVSNSFMLRGNDQWVKSGGVTTAERAPDSKQIDDSKLVINSLNLPLMLRLKLRNKEDKRTLSAGIGAFGGYRVGGNITTEYKLAGSDNKHEDKLRGDLNVNNWQYGLQGELGFHFLRFYAKYNLNEVFKENQGPQTQALSFGFRFIGF; this is translated from the coding sequence ATGCAACGCGCTTTTCTCCCCTCTTTTCTGTTGCTAACTGCCCTCACGGCCGGGCTGAACGAGGCCCGCGCCACCCGACTCGCGCTGCCCGCCTCGGTGCAAGACACCATTGTGATGCGCCTGCCCAACCGCGCCACTCTCACCCTCACGGTGCGCGACGCGGCCCAGCTGCGCCAGCTCAAAAACTACCACCTCGACTCGCTCACCACCCGCCTGGCCACCTACATCACGCAGGCCGAGGCCGCCGCCAAGGCCGGCACCACCAACCAGGTGACGATGCGCTTCTACCCCGACAAAGACCAGCCCGGCCAGAACCTGCCCGAGGAAATCCGCATCACGGCCCACAAGCCCGGCACCGACGGCACCAAAGGCCCCACCAAAACGCAGGTGTTTCTGAACAAAAAATTCGGCATCAAGACCGATAGCGATATCAATGGCGTAAACTCCATCTCCATCGACACGAACGGCAGCGCCAAAGCTACCGCGAAAGGGGACTCGGCGAAACGCGCCAACCGGAAAGACCGCCACACGGTGGACCTGCACTTGGAGCTCGGCTACAACACGTTCGTCAATTCGTCGACCAACAGCGTGAGTTCGGGTCCTCCCTCCCTTCGCTATTGGTCCCTATTCGGCGGTTCGGGCATGACCGGTATCGGCCTCGACTACGTGCAGCCCCTGGCATACAGCAAGCGCGCCAAGCTGGCCCTCACTTTCGGTCCTGAGTTCGTGAGCAACAGTTTCATGCTGCGCGGCAACGACCAGTGGGTGAAAAGCGGCGGTGTGACGACCGCGGAGCGCGCTCCCGATAGCAAGCAGATTGACGATTCCAAGCTTGTCATCAACTCCCTGAACCTGCCCCTGATGCTGCGCCTCAAGCTGCGCAACAAAGAAGACAAGCGCACCCTGTCGGCGGGCATTGGCGCCTTTGGCGGCTACCGCGTGGGCGGCAACATTACCACAGAGTACAAGCTGGCCGGCAGCGACAACAAGCACGAGGACAAGCTGCGCGGCGACCTCAACGTCAACAATTGGCAGTATGGCCTGCAAGGGGAGCTGGGCTTTCACTTCCTCCGGTTTTATGCCAAGTACAACCTGAACGAAGTATTCAAGGAAAACCAGGGCCCCCAAACCCAGGCCCTCAGCTTCGGCTTCCGCTTTATTGGTTTCTAA
- a CDS encoding DUF2071 domain-containing protein, producing the protein MISLPLTGVIDRRLLLNFRADVAAVNALLPAPFRAQVVEGHAIVGICLIRLKHERIKGLPPLLGLTSENGAHRFAVEWEAGGQRQTGVFIPRRDTSSRLNYFFGNQFLGIHHHSTFQVAEGGGKYAVAFQSPDHTYLEVEAKETTAWPDTSLFSSLDEASNFFRLGSAGYSPQATGCGFDGVALSTNDWQVAPVAVERISSSYFANEELFPAGSVEFDNALLMRGTKHEWQRLPSL; encoded by the coding sequence ATGATAAGCCTGCCCCTCACCGGCGTCATCGACCGCCGCCTGCTGCTTAATTTTCGGGCCGACGTAGCGGCTGTCAACGCCTTGCTGCCGGCCCCATTTAGAGCGCAGGTAGTCGAGGGGCACGCCATCGTCGGCATTTGCCTGATACGGCTCAAGCACGAGCGCATTAAAGGCCTGCCGCCGCTGCTCGGCCTGACGTCGGAGAATGGCGCGCACCGCTTTGCGGTGGAATGGGAAGCTGGGGGGCAACGGCAGACAGGCGTATTTATTCCGCGGCGTGATACTTCCTCGCGGCTGAATTATTTCTTTGGCAATCAATTTCTGGGCATTCACCACCACAGCACGTTTCAGGTAGCTGAAGGCGGGGGAAAATACGCCGTTGCCTTTCAAAGCCCAGACCATACGTATTTGGAGGTAGAAGCCAAAGAAACCACAGCCTGGCCGGACACAAGCTTGTTTTCCAGCTTAGATGAAGCATCAAACTTTTTCCGGCTGGGGTCGGCCGGCTACTCGCCCCAAGCGACGGGCTGCGGCTTTGATGGCGTAGCGCTGAGTACGAATGACTGGCAGGTAGCACCAGTGGCCGTGGAACGGATTTCCTCCAGCTACTTTGCCAACGAGGAACTGTTTCCCGCCGGCTCCGTGGAATTTGATAATGCCTTGCTCATGCGGGGCACCAAACACGAATGGCAGCGCCTGCCATCGCTTTAA